The following are from one region of the Methanoculleus caldifontis genome:
- a CDS encoding phosphoglycerol geranylgeranyltransferase, giving the protein MHANWKTWAHVTKLDPDKHLPPGTIEEIVTSGTDALMLSGTLNVTRENLHELLDLVSSYGLPLVVEPASPDCAIFDGAVDHLFVPSVMNTNDVRWIVGKHYAWLRHAESVDWEMVVPEAYIVLNPNSAVGRVTGADCNLSAGDVAAFVEVADRYFRFPIVYIEYSGTYGDPSIVQAASDAAEHATLYYGGGIRSAEQAAEMGRIADTIVVGNAVYDEGIDVLRATVRAVQ; this is encoded by the coding sequence ATGCACGCGAACTGGAAGACCTGGGCACACGTGACGAAACTCGACCCCGATAAACACCTCCCGCCGGGCACCATCGAAGAGATCGTGACGAGCGGGACCGACGCCCTGATGCTCTCGGGCACCCTGAACGTGACGCGGGAGAACCTCCACGAACTCCTGGATCTGGTCTCCTCCTACGGGCTGCCGCTGGTAGTGGAACCGGCGAGCCCCGACTGCGCCATCTTCGACGGAGCGGTCGATCACCTCTTCGTGCCGAGCGTGATGAACACAAACGATGTCCGCTGGATCGTCGGAAAGCACTACGCCTGGCTGCGCCACGCGGAGAGCGTCGACTGGGAGATGGTGGTGCCCGAAGCCTACATCGTCCTCAACCCGAACTCCGCCGTCGGGCGGGTGACGGGAGCGGACTGCAACCTCTCGGCCGGGGATGTCGCCGCGTTCGTGGAGGTCGCCGACCGCTACTTCCGGTTCCCGATCGTCTATATCGAGTACAGCGGGACCTACGGGGACCCCTCAATCGTGCAGGCGGCTTCCGATGCGGCCGAGCACGCCACCCTCTACTACGGCGGCGGGATCCGCTCGGCAGAGCAGGCGGCCGAGATGGGCCGGATCGCGGACACGATCGTCGTGGGGAACGCCGTCTACGACGAAGGGATCGATGTGCTCCGGGCGACGGTCCGGGCGGTACAGTGA